CGTGGTAGCTTATTGTCGGACGAGTGACCTCTGTGCGCGGCATGGCGGTGAAGAGTTCGCCATTCTCTTGCCAGAAACGGAACTCAACGAAGCGCATAAGGTTGCCGAGCGATTAGGCGCTGCGGTTCGCAGTCTGATGTTCAAGCAGCCCTCTGGCTCGGTACACGTGACAGTCAGTTTCGGCGCGTCAAGTATGGATCACGACCGACCGCAGTCGTTAGAAGAAATTCTCGAACAAGCGGACCAAGCGCTCTATGCAGCCAAGCGCAATGGCCGGGATCGTGTCGAAATCTATACGCCACTCGCAAAAGCTTCGAATATGTGAATGCAGGGGGAGACGATGTACAAGCTCATCGGTTTGTTGAAGCGGCCTGAGGGCATGAGCCTCGAAGATTTTCACAATTGGTGGTTAAAGGAACACACGACCTATGTGAAACGCTTCCCAGGACTCAAGCGGCATGTCGTCAATCTGGCAACCACCGCCGACCAACCATTCGATGGTATGGCCGAAGTGTGGTTTGAGACCAAAGAAGACCTGGAGCGTGTCTTTACCCTGCAAGAAGGGCAGACCGCTCGCCAGAGCGCAACCAACCACTCCAGCCAAATGGCGATTCTGTTCACACGGGAAAATATTATTGTCGAAGGCGGGAAGTAGTAGTCAGTAGCCAGTAGTCAGTAGCCAGCATAGCTTCCTGAGCTTCTCTACTGACTACTGAATGCTGACTACTGATGACTAATTTTTACGCGTCGTAACTACGCAGCACTTTCCCTGGCAATCCACCCTGATACTGATCATCCTGGTAGAGTACCTGGCCACCGACGATTGTCGTCTTGATGCCGGTGGACTTGGCGATAAAGCGTTTGCCACCGCCAGGGAGATCCCACACATACTCTGGGTCTTTGGCGTCAACTGTTGCAGGATCAAACAGTGTGAGATCTGCAGCAAGCCCCTGTGCAATGCGACCTCGCTTGGGGATACCGAAGAGATCGGCTGGCACGGACGTGAGACGACGCACGCCTTCTTCTAATGAGAGCACCTGGTTTTCACGCACCCAGCGTCCCAGCAAGTAGGTCGCGTAACCAACGTCACACAACATGTCGACATGCGCACCACCATCAGAGAGACCAATCAAGAAGCGTGGGTCGCTAACAAGATTCTTGACGCCTTCTGGCTCGAAATTGAATGCTTGCAGGTCGAAGAGCAGTTCGAGCTTATCGGCAATGGCGAGATCGAGGAACGCTTCCATCGGCTCTTTGCCCTGATCACGGGCAATCTGCGCGACGGTCTTCTTGCTCTGGACATGCGCCTGAATTTCTGGACTCTTGCCATCGATGATAGTCATGCGCCCCCACTGACCAGCAAAAATGCGTCGCCGATCCATCTCTTCGCGGAACGCCTTGCGGAATTCTGGGTCACCGTAGATTTTCATCTGCTCTTCAACTGGCTTGTTGAAGACTTGATGCCATGTCGAGAAAATAGCGAAGATGAACGGATTCTTCATGTTGAACTGGACACGCAGCGGACGACAAGTGACCTGTGGTACAGCTTTGTTCCAGCCCAAAATCGGTTTCACTTTTTCAACCGCATTCAAATACGAATCCGGCTTGCCGGGCTTATTGAACAATGCCAGGAATGTCACTGGTCGTTGGCTTTCATCAACCAGAAATTTCAACAGATCATATTCATCATCGGAGACTTGGCCAACGTTCGTGCCAGTCAGCGCGATTTCAATCGTGCCACGACCTTCTTCCCGCAGTACCTGGCACAGGGCTGAGAGTTCAGCGCGACTCGCTTGTCGGCAGGCAAGCGGGCGGCCTTCGTAGCCAATATGGTTGTTGAGGATCGTGCTCGTGAGGCCAAACGCACCAGCACGAATGGCATCGCGAAAGACGCGTTGCATATCGGCGATCTCTTTTTCGTTGGCAGCGCGATCGAATGACTCCTCACCGATCACGTAGTGACGAAGCGGCGTCAGTGCAGCTAACGAGGCAACGTTAATTCCTAGACCGGCCTTCTGCAATGCATCAAGGTACTCAGCATGTGTTTCCCATTGCCAGTTGATACCGCGTTGCATGACATCGAAGGGAATGGCTTCGACGTTCACGAGATCCCACATGACGATATCGCGGGTTTTGGGGCGGACTGGTGCGACGCCCACGCCACAGTTCCCCATGACGACGGTTGTAATACCGTGCCATGACGATGAGGTGAGCAACGGGTCCCACGCGACCTGTGCGTCATAGTGGGTATGGGGATCGATAAACCCAGGTGACAGCACCAAACCATCGGCATTGATCTTCTTGGTTGCGGCTTCACCGTTGCCTTTGCCAACCGCAGCGATCATGCCATCTTTTACCGCGACATTGCCATAAAAACTCGGCTTGCCAGTACCGTCAACAATCCGAGCATTCTCAATAATTAAATCATACATGGTTACCCCTCCTAACTCAGACAAATGAAGAATGGAGAATGAAAAATGAAAAACTATAAAGACGATCTGCTTGTTCCTTCTTCATTTTACATTGTTCCTTCGAGAACCGCTGTATAGAAGCTCGGCCCAAGAAGTGGCTTTTCATCTTCTTTCTTCATGTAGACACGTAAATCTTCTATAAAGGTGTCCGTCGTCTGCATAGCATCCCTTCTGCTGAGATTTGTCTTCTTATTTACTCCTTTGCACCAGGGAAACGCAAGGGAAAGGTGGATAGGCTTTCGGCAGTAGGGGGAAAGCCATAGGGAGGGGATAAATGGGGAAGTGGGAACGAGTAGCCAGCATGGTGAGGCAAATGCAAAATGAAGAATTGAAGACAAGGAAACTTTGTGCTTACTCTTCATTCTGCATTTTTAGTGACTTGCCCTACTGACTACTGAATGCTGACTACTTTGTCTTTACAACATGAACCCGAGGTTCACCGTGTCGAATTTCCCGATATGCGGGAATACGTGAGCTAGGTCACTCGTCGACACGCCAAACCACGTCGCAAGAGTCGCACCGAATTGATCAACCGACATCGTGGGAATCCATCGGCCCCGGGCAGTAGGACCTTCGTCTATGTCATCTGGGCTATTGAGCGCCAGCGTCGGAAAGCGACCGTAGAAATCCCCGCCTTTGACGCTATCGCCCATGACAAACTGATGACTGCCCCAGGCGTGATCGCTGCCAACACCAGCTCCTGACCCTGCAGATTTGAATGTGCGACTAAAATCGGACATCGTGAATGTCGTGACCTGCGACGCGACGCCCAACTCGACCGTTGCATCATAAAACGCACCCATTGCATCACTCACTGTTTGAAGCAGTGTCGCTTGGGTCCCCGTTTCTCGCCCCTGGTTCCCATGAGTATCGAACCCACCCAGCGAGCAGAAAAAGATCTGGCGCGATAGATTGATCGATCGGCCAAAGGCGATGAGTTTTGCGGCCTGTTTGAGGGCATTGGCGAGGCTTGTGTCAGGAAACTGGGTGTTGATGGTTGGGTCAACATTAAGGGCAAGGCTGTTCTCAATCGCTCGGGCATTGATCGGTGCGGCTGCGCGCACCAGTGTGGGCGAGCCCTCGCTGCTAGCAAGGTCGAGTAAGGTGCGTAACGCACTGCCGTCAGCGGTGTCTCCTTTATGTTTCAGGACTAAGGTTTGATTGAGTGGAGTTGGTGCGGATGGCACTACCAGTGGACTCGTTGCGTTACCAGTGGCAAAGAGCGAGAGGCGATCAATAGACGTCGTTGTCGGAAACACAGTGTGAGAGGTCTGATATACGTCTGCAACGCGCCCACCCCATCCGCTGCTGATGGGGCCAGTGGCAAAGGCAGTTTGCCAGCCTCGTTGTTGATCTGGGTGAGAGAAGAGTTGTACCGGGCGGAGTTCTGGATGTGCGTGGT
This DNA window, taken from Deltaproteobacteria bacterium, encodes the following:
- a CDS encoding GGDEF domain-containing protein, which translates into the protein MLGPFGGAFLIPRPLAVVAYCRTSDLCARHGGEEFAILLPETELNEAHKVAERLGAAVRSLMFKQPSGSVHVTVSFGASSMDHDRPQSLEEILEQADQALYAAKRNGRDRVEIYTPLAKASNM
- a CDS encoding EthD family reductase; amino-acid sequence: MQGETMYKLIGLLKRPEGMSLEDFHNWWLKEHTTYVKRFPGLKRHVVNLATTADQPFDGMAEVWFETKEDLERVFTLQEGQTARQSATNHSSQMAILFTRENIIVEGGK
- a CDS encoding amidohydrolase family protein, giving the protein MYDLIIENARIVDGTGKPSFYGNVAVKDGMIAAVGKGNGEAATKKINADGLVLSPGFIDPHTHYDAQVAWDPLLTSSSWHGITTVVMGNCGVGVAPVRPKTRDIVMWDLVNVEAIPFDVMQRGINWQWETHAEYLDALQKAGLGINVASLAALTPLRHYVIGEESFDRAANEKEIADMQRVFRDAIRAGAFGLTSTILNNHIGYEGRPLACRQASRAELSALCQVLREEGRGTIEIALTGTNVGQVSDDEYDLLKFLVDESQRPVTFLALFNKPGKPDSYLNAVEKVKPILGWNKAVPQVTCRPLRVQFNMKNPFIFAIFSTWHQVFNKPVEEQMKIYGDPEFRKAFREEMDRRRIFAGQWGRMTIIDGKSPEIQAHVQSKKTVAQIARDQGKEPMEAFLDLAIADKLELLFDLQAFNFEPEGVKNLVSDPRFLIGLSDGGAHVDMLCDVGYATYLLGRWVRENQVLSLEEGVRRLTSVPADLFGIPKRGRIAQGLAADLTLFDPATVDAKDPEYVWDLPGGGKRFIAKSTGIKTTIVGGQVLYQDDQYQGGLPGKVLRSYDA
- a CDS encoding DUF1501 domain-containing protein, coding for MHQTRRAFLRTLACGAIGSAAVVSGTARLFQAQALAASGAPTDYKALVCVFLFGGNDSNNTVVPLDDYVGYAAVRGELALPQASLLPIKPPSDGRNFGLHPSLTRLHELWQQGKVGVIANVGTLIEPLTRDAYHAHPELRPVQLFSHPDQQRGWQTAFATGPISSGWGGRVADVYQTSHTVFPTTTSIDRLSLFATGNATSPLVVPSAPTPLNQTLVLKHKGDTADGSALRTLLDLASSEGSPTLVRAAAPINARAIENSLALNVDPTINTQFPDTSLANALKQAAKLIAFGRSINLSRQIFFCSLGGFDTHGNQGRETGTQATLLQTVSDAMGAFYDATVELGVASQVTTFTMSDFSRTFKSAGSGAGVGSDHAWGSHQFVMGDSVKGGDFYGRFPTLALNSPDDIDEGPTARGRWIPTMSVDQFGATLATWFGVSTSDLAHVFPHIGKFDTVNLGFML